In one Pangasianodon hypophthalmus isolate fPanHyp1 chromosome 22, fPanHyp1.pri, whole genome shotgun sequence genomic region, the following are encoded:
- the LOC117598271 gene encoding uncharacterized protein LOC117598271, producing MATSSKSSVCSARSSKSSASSASAAHARARAEAAKVRASYASQEAKLKMEKATREAQNQLETVRIDTELEVLTLQREADAATVEAQVLEDAELAMHAAVERGGSESEKVKIDRTSEYVNSQINLQRHSPSPLLSALPVAPPFHADSHNSFITWSAPAKDTSHTQSINNKPKSEKADSMHLPATNLSDLSTGVMKSEVGRTSPIMNAHAKPYVARYIPPASTPPQAEPLAQYLARRDLISSGLYQFDDKPENYRSWYSSFTSAAREVHLTATQELDLMTKWLGKESGEMVKRIRSVHVSNPNLALHKAWERLRECYAAPEIIERSLFQRLDSFPRISAKDYTKLRELGDLLMEIQGAKEDGYLTGLSYLDTSRGIAPIVDKLPYGLQDKWVTSGSWYKEKNHGHFPPFEYFCNFVCYEAKKRNDPSFIHQSSATTTAKPDRSIVKSFHSNKPISVHKTDVCASNDDPNKICPLHNKPHPLKKCRTFRNKLLEDRKAFLKEKGICFKCCSSVSHLAKECKSSVKCSECGSTNHDAAMHPGPSPEVVKAPSPSQEDGGEGEDHSNTAVVSASCTEVCGPGQWSRSCSKICLVKLYPKGSKDMAIKAYVILDDQSNRSLARPEFFELFNVESKQFSYHLRTCSGIIETSGKKAVGFQIESLDGKVLISLPPLIECHEIMNNRSEIPTPSAVLYQPHLRHIAKHIPELEPEAEILLLLGRDVIRAHKVRQQVNGPNNAPFAQRLDLGWVVIGEVCLGNVHRPTVNTFKTNVLESGRHSIFQPCTSFMQVKETQQSCSMSNKTTEKTLGQTVFSRTEHDNKPAPSMEDTAFLKVMDTNVYRNDANSWVAPLPFREPRQPLPNNKEQVVNRLTCLQRTLKRKPEMQQQYVAFMEKIFTNGHAEVAPPLREGDECWYLPTFGVYHPQKPNQIRVVFDSSARYSGVSLNDVLLTGPDLNNSLVGVLLRFRKEKVAILADIQQMFHCFLVHDDHRNFLRFLWHKDNDVNKEIIEYRMKVHVFGNRPSPAVAIYGLRRAIREGAQEHGADTVKFVERHFYVDDGLVSVPSEAEAIDLLQRTQASLAESNIHLHKFASNSQTVMEAFPPEDCAPVIKDLDLSGETSPMQRSLGLLWEITTDTFTYSTSTITKPFTRRGVLSTVNSVFDPLGLLAPVTIQGRALLRELTFEQSDWDTFLPEDKLSKWEAWRDSLQDLEQLHVPRTYTTTSLTEAVYTELCVFSDASTKAIGAVAYLKALQKDGQVEVGFVMGKAKLAPLSEPTIPRLELCAAVLAVEMADLIEDELDLELNDIKFFTDSKVVLGYIYNESKRFYVYVHNRVQRIRQSSRPEQWHYVRTEENPADHASRSLPASCLAQTSWFSGPSFLRQPPAEKTQMTEKYELIEPENDSEIRPQVQTCATNLEEPELTSNRFQRFSTFTSLVRGVAFLVHMAKSFKHTNQNSKCKGWHRCDLPRTPDEIDQARNVILKATQKAAFAKELSALQANQAVSKSSRLWKLSPIMEDNFICVGGRLKYSEVATAEKNPIILPKDSHISLLLIRRHHEQVKHQGRHLTEGAIRAAGLWILGGKSLINSVLHKCITCRKLRGKLEEQRMADLPSERLKICPPFTYVGLDVFGPWSVTSRRTRGGQAESKRWAIMFCCMSSRAVHVEVVESMDASSCINALRRFFALRGPAKQLHSDCGTNFIRACKELGMDKIVQKYLSEQGCSWEFNPPHSSHMGGSWERLIGIARRILDSMFLQLKTRLTHEVLCTLMAEVTAIINARPLLPVSADPEQPFILSPSVLLTQKTGVPPPPGDFSDKDLYTKQWRQVQALANQFWTRWSREYLPCLQHRQKWTVPRRNLQVGDLVLLRDKQIARNCWPMARISAVFPGKDGHVRKIEVTTTDQGNIKTFLRPIAEVVLLLPKD from the coding sequence ATGGCTACAAGCAGTAAGTCGTCTGTGTGCAGCGCAAGAAGCAGCAAGTCATCCGCATCATCGGCGAGTGCAGCCCATGCCCGGGCCAGAGCTGAAGCCGCCAAAGTGAGAGCATCCTATGCCAGCCAAGAGGCtaaactgaaaatggaaaaggCCACAAGAGAAGCTCAAAATCAGCTGGAAACAGTAAGAATAGACACTGAGTTGGAAGTGTTAACGCTTCAACGAGAAGCTGATGCAGCCACTGTGGAGGCACAAGTGCTGGAAGATGCTGAATTAGCAATGCATGCTGCAGTTGAAAGAGGAGGATCTGAATCAGAGAAAGTTAAAATTGACCGTACCAGTGAATATGTCAATTCTCAAATCAACCTACAGAGGCATTCTCCCTCTCCACTCTTATCAGCCTTACCTGTTGCTCCTCCATTTCATGCTGACTCACATAACAGCTTCATAACATGGAGTGCACCTGCGAAAGACACTTCACATACACAGTCTATCAACAACAAGCCGAAGTCTGAGAAAGCTGATAGTATGCACTTACCTGCAACAAACCTATCTGATCTGTCTACAGGTGTGATGAAGTCTGAAGTTGGGAGGACCAGCCCCATCATGAACGCACATGCTAAACCTTATGTTGCTCGATACATTCCTCCAGCTAGCACGCCACCTCAGGCAGAGCCTTTGGCACAGTATTTAGCACGGCGAGACCTCATTAGTTCAGGACTGTACCAATTTGATGATAAGCCTGAGAATTATCGGTCCTGGTATTCCTCATTCACCAGTGCAGCTCGTGAAGTTCACCTCACAGCAACCCAGGAATTGGATCTCATGACTAAATGGCTGGGAAAGGAATCTGGCGAAATGGTGAAACGCATCCGCTCAGTGCATGTCAGCAACCCCAACCTTGCTTTACACAAAGCATGGGAAAGACTACGTGAGTGTTATGCCGCGCCGGAAATCATTGAAAGGTCACTGTTTCAGCGATTGGACAGTTTTCCTAGGATTTCAGCTAAAGACTACACCAAATTACGTGAACTTGGGGATCTGCTTATGGAAATCCAAGGTGCTAAAGAAGATGGATATCTCACAGGTCTGTCATACCTTGACACTTCACGTGGAATCGCACCAATTGTAGATAAGCTTCCATATGGGCTTCAGGACAAGTGGGTGACTTCTGGGTCAtggtacaaagaaaaaaatcacggCCACTTTCCTCcctttgagtatttctgtaactttgTGTGCTATGAAGCAAAGAAGCGAAACGACCCCAGCTTTATACATCAAAGCAGTGCTACAACAACTGCAAAACCAGACAGATCCATTGTGAAaagtttccatagcaacaaaCCCATCTCAGTTCACAAAACAGATGTGTGTGCATCTAATGATGACCCAAACAAAATCTGTCCATTACACAATAAACCACACCCCTTGAAAAAATGCAGAACATTCAGAAACAAACTCCTCGAAGACAGAAAGGCCTTCCTCAAGGAGAAAGGAATATGTTTTAAATGCTGTTCTTCGGTTTCTCACCTCGCCAAGGAATGCAAGTCTTCCGTGAAATGTTCTGAATGCGGCAGCACCAATCATGATGCGGCCATGCATCCTGGCCCATCACCTGAAGTAGTCAAGGCTCCTTCACCGTCACAAGAGGATGGCGGGGAGGGAGAAGATCATTCGAACACAGCTGTTGTCAGTGCGAGCTGTACAGAAGTTTGCGGTCCAGGTCAGTGGAGCCGCTCATGCTCAAAAATCTGCCTCGTAAAGCTGTACCCAAAGGGTTCCAAAGACATGGCCATCAAAGCCTATGTAATTCTGGATGACCAGAGCAATCGTTCATTAGCCAGACCTGAATTCTTCGAGCTGTTCAATGTGGAGAGCAAACAattctcatatcatctcagaaCTTGCTCTGGCATCATAGAAACATCTGGCAAGAAAGCAGTAGGATTCCAGATTGAGTCCCTAGACGGAAAAGTTCTCATATCTCTTCCACCACTCATTGAGTGTCATGAGATCATGAACAATCGCTCTGAGATTCCAACACCAAGTGCAGTTCTTTACCAGCCTCATCTCCGACACATTGCCAAGCACATTCCAGAACTAGAACCGGAAGCAGAAATACTTTTGCTACTCGGAAGAGATGTGATTAGGGCACACAAGGTCAGGCAGCAGGTCAATGGACCAAACAACGCCCCCTTTGCCCAACGACTGGACCTGGGCTGGGTAGTAATAGGAGAGGTGTGCCTGGGTAATGTACATAGGCCAACAGTCAACACATTCAAGACCAATGTGCTGGAAAGCGGCCGCCACTCAATTTTTCAACCCTGTACGAGCTTTATGCAGGTCAAGGAGACGCAGCAAAGCTGTAGCATGTCTAACAAAACAACTGAGAAGACGCTTGGACAGACAGTGTTCAGCAGAACTGAGCATGACAACAAACCTGCTCCATCCATGGAAGACACAGCTTTCCTAAAAGTAATGGACACAAACGTCTACAGAAATGATGCTAACAGCTGGGTAGCTCCTCTACCGTTCAGAGAACCACGCCAACCCTTGCCAAACAATAAGGAGCAAGTTGTTAATCGACTCACATGTCTGCAACGAACCTTGAAGAGAAAACCTGAGATGCAGCAACAGTATGTGGCATTCATGGAAAAGATCTTCACCAACGGACATGCTGAGGTAGCGCCGCCACTGAGAGAAGGGGATGAATGCTGGTATCTTCCTACATTTGGGGTCTACCATCCCCAAAAACCCAATCAGATCAGGGTGGTCTTTGATTCCAGTGCTCGATACTCTGGCGTCTCTCTCAATGATGTGCTCCTTACAGGCCCCGACCTCAATAACTCCCTTGTCGGTGTCCTGCTACGCTTTCGGAAAGAGAAGGTTGCAATCCTAGCGGACATTCAGCAGATGTTCCATTGTTTCTTGGTGCACGATGACCATCGTAACTTCCTCCGTTTTCTATGGCACAAGGACAATGACGTCAACAAGGAAATTATTGAGTATCGAATGAAGGTCCACGTTTTCGGCAATCGGCCATCTCCTGCCGTGGCCATTTACGGGCTGCGAAGAGCCATCAGAGAAGGTGCACAGGAGCATGGTGCTGATACCGTCAAGTTTGTGGAAAGACATTTCTATGTTGATGATGGTTTGGTATCTGTACCATCTGAAGCTGAGGCAATCGATTTGCTCCAACGAACACAGGCCTCACTAGCTGAGTCAAACATCCATTTGCACAAGTTTGCTTCGAACTCTCAGACAGTCATGGAAGCTTTTCCTCCTGAAGATTGTGCTCCAGTAATCAAGGACCTAGATCTGAGTGGAGAAACTTCTCCCATGCAACGGAGTTTAGGTCTGCTATGGGAGATCACAACCGACACATTCACCTACTCCACATCGACCATTACCAAACCATTCACCCGTCGTGGAGTCCTCTCCACTGTCAACAGTGTTTTCGATCCTCTAGGTTTATTGGCACCTGTCACGATCCAGGGAAGAGCCCTTCTCAGAGAACTTACCTTCGAACAGTCAGACTGGGACACATTCCTCCCGGAGGACAAACTAAGCAAATGGGAAGCCTGGAGAGATTCTCTCCAAGACCTCGAACAACTTCATGTTCCGCGTACGTACACAACAACTTCACTAACTGAAGCAGTGtacacagaattgtgtgtaTTCTCGGATGCATCGACTAAGGCTATAGGTGCTGTGGCATATCTGAAAGCACTTCAGAAAGATGGGCAAGTCGAAGTAGGATTTGTTATGGGCAAGGCGAAACTAGCACCCCTGTCCGAACCTACAATCCCAAGGCTTGAGCTGTGTGCTGCTGTCTTAGCAGTAGAGATGGCAGATCTCATTGAGGATGAGCTAGATTTAGAGTTGAATGACATAAAGTTCTTTACAGACAGCAAAGTGGTGCTTGGCTACATTTATAACGAGTCAAAACGATTCTATGTGTATGTTCACAATAGAGTCCAACGCATTCGTCAGTCCTCGAGACCTGAGCAGTGGCACTACGTACGTACGGAAGAAAACCCTGCAGATCATGCGTCGCGATCTTTACCTGCATCCTGCCTAGCGCAGACTTCTTGGTTCAGCGGTCCCTCCTTCCTGCGTCAGCCACctgcagaaaaaacacaaatgactgAGAAGTATGAGCTAATTGAACCTGAAAACGACTCAGAAATCCGGCCACAAGTACAAACATGTGCTACTAACCTGGAAGAACCAGAGCTTACCTCTAACCGATTCCAGCGGTTCTCCACCTTCACCTCCCTAGTAAGAGGAGTAGCATTTCTAGTTCACATGGCAAAATCCTTCAAGCACACGAACCAAAACAGCAAATGCAAAGGTTGGCACAGATGTGACTTACCTCGTACTCCAGATGAAATTGATCAAGCAAGGAATGTTATCCTTAAAGCAACACAAAAGGCTGCATTTGCAAAAGAACTGTCAGCCCTCCAAGCTAACCAAGCTGTATCCAAAAGTAGCCGCTTGTGGAAACTCAGTCCAATTATGGAGGACAATTTCATTTGTGTTGGAGGACGACTAAAGTACTCTGAGGTTGCAACTGCAGAAAAGAACCCAATAATTCTTCCCAAAGATAGCCACATATCCCTACTACTCATTCGACGTCACCATGAGCAAGTGAAACATCAAGGCCGTCACTTGACGGAAGGAGCAATCAGGGCAGCAGGACTGTGGATCTTGGGAGGCAAGTCGCTAATCAATTCAGTACTCCACAAATGCATAACCTGTCGCAAGCTGCGTGGAAAGCTTGAAGAACAACGCATGGCGGACCTGCCATCTGAACGTCTCAAAATCTGCCCCCCCTTTACGTATGTGGGTCTCGATGTATTTGGACCCTGGTCTGTCACAAGCAGACGCACCAGAGGAGGACAGGCGGAGAGCAAGCGGTGGGCCATCATGTTCTGCTGTATGAGTTCGAGAGCTGTGCACGTTGAGGTCGTTGAGTCTATGGACGCGTCAAGTTGCATAAATGCTCTCAGGCGCTTCTTTGCACTCAGAGGCCCTGCGAAACAGCTCCATTCCGATTGCGGTACCAATTTCATCAGAGCGTGCAAGGAGCTTGGAATGGACAAAATAGTGCAGAAGTACCTCAGTGAGCAAGGATGCAGCTGGGAATTCAACCCACCACACAGTTCTCACATGGGAGGCTCGTGGGAGCGCCTGATCGGCATTGCCAGGAGAATCCTAGATTCAATGTTTCTGCAGCTGAAAACTCGCTTAACCCACGAAGTTCTTTGCACACTAATGGCAGAAGTTACTGCTATCATTAATGCACGACCACTCCTACCTGTGTCTGCAGACCCGGAACAACCATTCATACTTTCACCGTCAGTGCTCCTTACACAGAAGACAGGAGTTCCGCCTCCTCCTGGAGACTTCTCGGACAAGGACCTGTACACAAAGCAATGGAGACAGGTTCAAGCTCTTGCAAACCAGTTCTGGACCCGCTGGAGCCGTGAATACTTACCTTGCTTGCAACACAGACAGAAGTGGACAGTACCTCGCAGAAACCTTCAAGTGGGGGATCTAGTTCTGCTCAGGGACAAGCAGATAGCCCGCAACTGTTGGCCCATGGCCAGAATCTCTGCCGTATTCCCTGGAAAGGATGGCCATGTAAGAAAGATTGAGGTCACAACAACTGACCAAGGCAATATAAAAACCTTTCTGAGGCCAATTGCAGAAGTTGTTCTACTTCTACCCAAAGACTGA
- the pi15a gene encoding peptidase inhibitor 15-A, producing MMNEHGLAIDLLLICLSCGAASVLAAFNSTISAPPSTSFSDINSKYHMDHVNLPKNRRKRYISQDDRLAILDYHNKVRGNVFPPASNMEYMVWDETLAQRAEEWASMCLWEHGPRNLLRFLGQNLSVRTGRYRSILQLVKPWYDEVKDYSFPYPRDCNPRCPLKCYGPMCTHYTQMVWATSNKVGCAIHTCHNMNVWGSVWRRATYLVCNYSGKGNWIGEAPYKVGVPCSMCPPSYGGSCSNNMCVPAVNSNYLHWFK from the exons ATGATGAATGAGCACGGCTTGGCCATCGATTTGCTGCTCATCTGCTTGTCTTGTGGAGCAGCAAGTGTACTTGCAGCATTTAATTCCACCATCTCTGCTCCACCGTCCACCAGTTTCTCTGACATTAACTCCAAATATCACATGGACCATGTAAACCTTCCAAAAAATAGACGGAAGAGGTACATTTCCCAAGACGACCGGCTGGCCATTCTTGATTACCACAATAAAGTCAGAGGAAATGTTTTCCCACCAGCTTCCAACATGGAATACATG GTGTGGGATGAAACCCTCGCTCAGAGAGCAGAAGAGTGGGCTTCCATGTGTCTTTGGGAACACGGCCCTCGCAATCTTCTCAGATTCCTTGGGCAAAACCTTTCTGTACGAACTGGAAG GTACAGATCCATCCTGCAGCTGGTGAAGCCATGGTACGATGAAGTGAAAGATTATTCTTTCCCATATCCACGTGACTGCAATCCCAGATGCCCTCTTAAATGCTATGGGCCCATGTGCACTCATTACACACAA ATGGTTTGGGCCACGTCAAATAAAGTTGGATGTGCCATCCATACATGTCACAATATGAATGTCTGGGGCTCAGTGTGGAGGAGAGCAACGTATTTGGTGTGTAACTATTCAGGAAA GGGTAATTGGATCGGTGAAGCTCCCTATAAAGTGGGCGTACCATGCTCAATGTGCCCTCCCAGCTACGGTGGCTCATGCAGTAACAACATGTGTGTTCCTGCTGTGAACTCTAACTACCTGCACTggtttaaataa